The Muntiacus reevesi chromosome 10, mMunRee1.1, whole genome shotgun sequence genome has a segment encoding these proteins:
- the LEPROTL1 gene encoding leptin receptor overlapping transcript-like 1, which translates to MAGIKALISLSFGGAIGLMFLMLGCALPIYNQYWPLFVLFFYILSPIPYCIARRLVDDTDAMSNACKELAIFLTTGIVVSAFGLPIVFARAHLIEWGACALVLTGNTVIFATILGFFLVFGSNDDFSWQQW; encoded by the exons ATGGCCGGCATCAAAG CTTTGATTAGCTTGTCCTTTGGAGGAGCAATTGGACTGATGTTTTTAATGCTTGGATGTGCCCTCCCAATATACAA ccAATACTGGCCCCTTTTTGTTCTGTTCTTCTATATCCTTTCACCTATTCCATACTGCATAGCAAGAAGACTAGTAGACGATACGGATGCTATGAGTAACGCCTGTAAGGAACTCGCCATATTTCTTACAACAGGCATTGTGGTCTCAGCTTTTGGCCTTCCTATCGTGTTTGCCAGAGCACATCTG ATCGAGTGGGGAGCTTGTGCACTCGTCCTCACGGGAAACACCGTCATCTTTGCAACTATCCTGGGCTTTTTCTTGGTCTTTGGAAGCAATGATGACTTCAGCTGGCAGCAGTGGTGA